The following nucleotide sequence is from Primulina tabacum isolate GXHZ01 unplaced genomic scaffold, ASM2559414v2 Contig942, whole genome shotgun sequence.
GTGATAACATTCATTtgtttttacaaaaataaaaaattattcgtTAAATTGTGATAGGTGGTTGTGGAAATTGGAAAATCAATTCTTTTGTTGCAAAAGAGAACGGGCTTCTAACCCACTGGTCTCGTCCCTATAAAAATTTGTGAAGGCTCGAGTTGGAGTTGTCATCCTCACACCTCTCCCCTGTATTAAAATAAAAGGTCCACTCAAATTATACAGAAGAGACATTGTATATTAACGAAGGAAAAACTGATATTTGCCATAATTATATGTACGAACACGATATGACGTGTGCTATGTTATTTCAGTGTCATGGTGAAAAAGTgattaatttgaaaaaatataagACTGAATTTTGATAATCTAAATAATCAAAATGGGGAAAAAAATCATCATACGAAACTAAATTATAATTTCCCTTTATTTGATCACACACTTTTGACTGTATCATAATCGGAAGGCTTTGTCTTGAGAAATAAACTTGAAATGATCAATAAGAAATGGCGAAGAGAATTGTATTAATACTACTGGTAGTGTAATTAGaacaaagaaatgaaaaaaaaaatattattattatttcacgaAAATATGACGGTATTCATgatagttaatttttttttattaggtctattgtgagacggtctcacgaatctttatatgtgagacgtgtcaaccctaccgatattcacaaaaaagtaatactcttaacataaaaagtaatattttttcatgaatgacacaaataagagattcgtctcacaaaatacgataagAGATTCGTataacaaaatacgactcgtgagacgatctcacatgcgttttggttttgttttgtttttttttttgtcgaggttctaattaaatttgttcttaaaaaaaaaaaaaaaaaagcaaaatgATACTTTGGTAAATATGATGGAATATAAAGGGCAAAATTGACTCTTTGGTTTACGTTTCCCCTGAGTAAACTTGAGGACTCGCATTCATAGACCGATGAGATCTGTCCATCGGTGGTGGAATATCAGATTTTGAGCTCATAAAAGAGAGGAATGGCGTTGCTAGAAGTTCTGCCTAACAACGTCGTATCGCCGGAGATGTCGAATCTTCTACCGCTTGCCACCGCCGAGCACCAGCCTTACGTGTCCGAGCTTCTCTCTTTCACTCTCGATCGCCTCCATAAGGTATGCGGATGTCCTAAATTTAGTCAGGATTTGGAGTTTTGAGGTATTGAATGTGTTTGGTTGTTTCAGGAACCGGAATTGTTGAGAGTGGATGCGGAGAGAATCCGGCGACAGATGCAGGAGCTGGCGGTGGGGAATTATCGAGCGTTCATCGCGGCGGCAGATGCTTTGCTCGAGATCCGAGAGGAAGTTACTTCTGTCGATAGGCATCTGGAGTCTTTGGTAATTTTAATTTTGGTTGATTAATGACTTTTTAGCTTTTATTTGACCACGTTTGATTTGATTGTTAATGATTTGCCATTGTCGTTGTAACATCTACTAGTTACCGGTATTTTGATTTTGAATGTTTAGGTTTGGAACGGATTTTacaattttgatgtttatataACTCTGTCAAGAGAATCGAACACAAGCATTAAAACTTGTAGCAGGTTCCAATCGGATGCATTTCTTGAACAGGGCTTTGGGGATAGGATATTCATGAATAATTGATAGTTTTGGATTACACATTGGCAGATGGGGTTTCCTTTTGCCATTTTTTGCATGCAAACTTTGTGGGTGGGACTGGAACACTTCGGTGTTATTTCTTAATGCTGCTGTTTTAAAATGAAGGTCCAGTTTGGATTAAATAGTTACTGACTTAAAAAAAGCTAGGAAATATTTTTAGCAATTCTCATGACAGCATTTAATTGCAGTGATTTAATTTGAAGGCATTCAATTGTTAAAGATTGAGCTGCTGCAATTATATTGAAAGGGTAGTAGATCAAGAATATGACTGgatatttattaaatagtttGAATCATTAACACGAAGAATGATAGTTTGGCTATCTTGTGTCCTTAtgaaatcaataacaataaattTTTGGGCATCTTCAATATAGTGCTACATACGTGAAGCATAGGAGATGTTTAAGTTTCTCTCTGCGTCTTCACTGCAACTCATAAGTCCTAAAAGCTTGTTTCCGTTGTAGATAGCTCAAATTCCAAAGCTTACATCTGGCTGCTCCGAGTTTGTTGATTCAGCAGAACAAATTTTGGAGAAAAGGAGAACGAATCAGACGCTGCTTGCTAATCATAGTACTTTGCTTGATTTGCTTGAAACTCCTCAGCTGATGGACACGTAATTGCGGAGCACATTTGTTTACTACTTCTATATATTCTGCTGATACCTTCTCGACATAGCTTTCCATGTTCTCCAATGATGATTTAATCTTATCTTGATGCAGTTGTGTGAGAAATGGAAACTATGATGAGGCTCTTGACTTAGAGGCATTCATTGCAAAACTTACAACAATGCACCCAAAGTGAGTTGCTTCTGTAATTGTCTATGCAATAAAATCCATGTTAAATGTCAAccttattaaagcatttattgaAACATTATTTTCTGTCCTTTTCCTACTTTTCTCTTTCAAAAAAGAATTCCTGTGATTCAGGCTCTGGCCGCCGAAGTCCGGCAGACCACTAAGTCTCTTCTATCTCAGCTTCTGCAGAAACTTAGATCAAACATTCAAGTAATTTTTTGCATCTCGAATTCAGCCAGTGATTTCGGCGCCAACAAATTTTATTGGACAATATACCTTGCTGTCATTAGACGTTGATTTCGATTTTGCCTGCAGCTGCCAGAATACCTCCGGATCATTGGATACTTACGTCGCATTGGAGTATTTAGTGAGTACGAGATGCGCCTACAGGTActcatattttgattttttttaatcctATGTCAGGTTTTATCTTTGTTTTAATATCCTGAGCTACAAGTCTTACAAATTTTCTGATCAAGGATCCATTTCTGTTATTCAGTTTTTAAGATGCCGAGAAGCATGGCTTATGGGGTTACTTGATGATTTAGACCAGAGAAATCCTTATGAATATTTAAAAGGGATGGTAAATTATCACAGAACGCATCTTTTTGATGTTGTTAACCAATATCGAGCTATATTTGCTGAATACATGTCAGGGAGTGAAGAAAATTATGATGGTGGCCTTCTCTTTGACTGGGCCATGCATCAGATCACCTTGCACCTGAAGACTCTGAAAGTGATGCTTCCTAAGATAAGTGAAGGTGGATCTTTGTCCAATATTCTGGATCAGTGCATGGTGAGaatcattttattatttttgctaTGTCATGGTTCGGCGCTTCTTTTTTGGTCGCTCAATCGCTTCCCTCCTAGAACAAAATAAAAGACTAAAAAAGAAAACATTTATTAATAAAACAAGCTGGTGAATTAATTCTTTTCATTATTTTGGGTAATTATTTGGTGGATGTGAATGAGGAGTAATTGCTGTTTTTTGTTACTTGTTTGCTTGCTGGTAAACTGTGAGCGCTGTATCGGCAACGGTTTATCAAGAACTTTATGGTAGTTGTGAAAGAAAAAGGGCTTTATCCTTAAAAATTGCCAATACAGATCAATCATTCCCCAATTCTTTTTTGGAGTTATTTTTTCATATTGTCAGAGATCATCTGCATGTTTTTATAGTAAATAGGTGCCTCCGTGTAAGCTTCTTTTTTGCTTCATATCAATGCAATTATTGCTGTGTTACTTGCTACTTGATTTTACGTAAACAATTTAAGCACTCTGTTACAATTATGCTCTCGGCTGTGTTTTGCAGTATTGTGCTATGGGCCTCGGATGGGTTGGATTGGATTTCCGAGGACTACTTCCCCCTTTGTTTGAAGAGTAAAAACATTTCCACATAGTTTTCTATTTACGTATTGGGAATTCAATTTTGGTCTCATTGTAGACATTCTTTTCTTCACAGAGCAGTGCTTAATTTATTTTCAAAGAACATGAGCACAGCTGTTGAAAATTTTCAGGTATAGTGTCCTATATAACTAGTAGTGCCATTTCTTAAGTATTTTACAATTGCTTCTTGACTTTCTGTTGCACAGATAATTTGTAACTTCTGTTTTCCTACATCAAAGAATACATTATCTAGTTGGAGTAGTATTGAATTTTTTCTCACTACAGTTAGTCTTGGATTCTCATCGTTGGGTCCCATTACCATCAGTTGGTTTCCCTGCCAGTGGTTTTGGTGAAGAAAGTTTGGATGATGTCACTCCTCCATCAAATCTCATGGAGCATCCACCTCTTGCTGTGTTTATAAATGGTAAATTGAAAGTTTTTAGTGGTCTATTAGTGAACTTTTGCGGTTAGATTTAATAGTTGATAAAAGTTTGTTGACGGTCATGTTTCCTCTCTGCCCTCTGGTGGTGGCAGGTGTATCTGCAGCAATGAATGAACTACGTCCTTGTGCGCCACTCAGTTTAAAACATGTGCTCGCGCAAGAACTAATTAAGGGTTTGCAAGCTGTTTCTGATTCTCTATtgagatacaatacaactagGATGCTCAGAAGCAACGAGTCTGCCCTTTTTTTTAAACTTTGCCAAGCGTTCAATGAGGTGATGTCAGCATATGAACTTCTCGTTTTTAGCTGCAAATTTGGTCATTTATCATGTACGTGATTTGCGTATCCCTTTCCTTTTTATCTAGGTGGTTTTCCCCCATTGTGTTATGTGCTTCAACCGGTGTTACCCTGGTGGGGCAGCTCTGATTGGGGATGCCAAGAACTTGTTTGAAGGAATTGCCCGTCTTTTAGCAACTTCTCCTTCAAGAGAACTACCAAAACCTAGACGTAGTTCCGAGACCAAAAATGCAACAGAGAATGGTAATGTGCCTGGGGTTGAAAACGGCGTCCTACATAGTATTGAGCGAACTGCAAGTGCCAGCTTAGacgaaaaagaagaaaatgggAAGAGCGATACCAGTTCACAAAATGTGGAGACAGATGAAGACGTTCAACGGTCACCAGTACCATAAATTGTCCTGAAATACCTACCAGTCAGAACCTATGTCCTCTTCAGTGTATGTAATTAAATCAGAACTCACccttttttttattcattttttgttAATTTGATATCAACTCTGAGCGGGGATTCCATGAAAATCGATATCATGATAGTTACTTTTTCCATTAAGAAGTTGATTCATTTAAGCAGGATTTACAGTGATTCATTTAAGCAGAATTTAGCCGACAATGACTTGAAAGTATATCATGTAACAGTACTATCTTATTAGGTGTATCACCCTTATATACAGCGAAACTTGACAGTTACCTGAATTATGATTGTTGTCGATTCTTACAAAACAAGGTTGTGTACTTGCTACTCAAAACAGCCCTGTAAACCTTACTATGAGGTTAGACTCGATGAGAAGCtcaattttttctctttttcttttttctttgccttttctctttctttttatTTCTCTTTCATATGAGGTCAAATGTGGATCCCTTGTGTTTGAACAATTGAACCGATAGATGTGCATTTGGTGTAACATAGCCTCATTGGAGCATCCCATTAACCACAAAACTAGCTTACTTGTATGGTTGTCAGGTACTCTAGTTTACTAAATTTGTGGAACTATTATCAATTCTTTTGAGGATGGTAAAGATAGAACcaaaattatagaaaaaaattaaatgtagTGGCCAAGTGAATTCCAGCCTATATTTATATAGAAAAAAATACTGAATAACAAGAAAATTTAAGTATCATATGGTTTGTGTGCCTGAAGTGTTTTTTGTCAGCCTTTATATGCTTCTGATCTCAAAGTTGGTCTTCTTCTTTCAAATAGAGAATGAACATGGCTGATGCAATGAACTTCCCTgtgtaac
It contains:
- the LOC142535336 gene encoding conserved oligomeric Golgi complex subunit 8-like, which translates into the protein MALLEVLPNNVVSPEMSNLLPLATAEHQPYVSELLSFTLDRLHKEPELLRVDAERIRRQMQELAVGNYRAFIAAADALLEIREEVTSVDRHLESLIAQIPKLTSGCSEFVDSAEQILEKRRTNQTLLANHSTLLDLLETPQLMDTCVRNGNYDEALDLEAFIAKLTTMHPKIPVIQALAAEVRQTTKSLLSQLLQKLRSNIQLPEYLRIIGYLRRIGVFSEYEMRLQFLRCREAWLMGLLDDLDQRNPYEYLKGMVNYHRTHLFDVVNQYRAIFAEYMSGSEENYDGGLLFDWAMHQITLHLKTLKVMLPKISEGGSLSNILDQCMYCAMGLGWVGLDFRGLLPPLFEEAVLNLFSKNMSTAVENFQLVLDSHRWVPLPSVGFPASGFGEESLDDVTPPSNLMEHPPLAVFINGVSAAMNELRPCAPLSLKHVLAQELIKGLQAVSDSLLRYNTTRMLRSNESALFFKLCQAFNEVVFPHCVMCFNRCYPGGAALIGDAKNLFEGIARLLATSPSRELPKPRRSSETKNATENGNVPGVENGVLHSIERTASASLDEKEENGKSDTSSQNVETDEDVQRSPVP